From the Chitinophaga lutea genome, the window ATGAAGCGGATGAAGTTGCGGGGATGGATGTATAAAAAGGCGATGGTCACCAGTACCGTATTCAGCACACTGATGCGGGAAAAATCGCGGAAAGGCCGGAAATGCGATACCCGCTCTTCCGCCGGCGGATAATACACCTGCACGGGCACCCATTCTATTTTAATGCCGCGCCATGAGCTTTTCACCAGCACTTCGATCTCGAATTCGTATTTGGTGCAGATGAACCACATCTTTTTCATGGCATGCAGCGGGTACAGGCGGTAACCGCTTTGCGTGTCGGGGCCCTTCAGCCCGGTTTCCACGTAAAACCAGAAGTTGGAGAACTTGTTGGCGAAGGTGTTCTTACCCGGCATGTTCTCCTGCTGCAGGTTGCGCGCGCCGATGAGGATGGCCCTCGGCTTTTCCCTTACCTTATCGAAAAACGCCGGAAGATCGCTGGCGTAGTGCTGTCCGTCCGCATCGATGGTGATCACGTAATCGTAGCCGTGCGCCATGGCGTATTTGAAACCTCTGCGCAGGGCGATGCCCTTGCCGCGGTTGGGTTGATAGGCCAGCACGTTCACCTGCGGGAACTCCGCCAGCACCTGCGCCGTATGGTCGGTAGCGCCGTCGTTCACCACGATCACATGGCTGGTATAGGCTAACACATTCCGCAACACTTCGCCGAGGGTGCCGGCGTTGTTGTAAGTAGGTACCATCACACAGATTTTCTGCGTGCTGCACTGCGAATCGTATGGAGCGGTCTGCATCATTTATTTAAAAAGCCCCTGGAATTTCAGGAACACCGTAGCGTCGTGTTTGATAACGGCGTTGGCTTTGACACCTTCTTCCGTTGTTTCGTATTTGATCTCAACGGTCACCTGCGGCGTCTGGCGCGGGTCGATCATGTTGAGGAACTTCATATTGGCGGCTTTTTTTACCAGCAGGTTCCGGCCCGTAACGCCGCTCAGCAGCTCCTGGATGGTTTGCATCATACAAACGCCCGGCACCACCGGCTGGTCGGGGAAATGGCCCTTAAAAATGGCATGGTCGCCATTCCAGGCAATGGTGGTGTGCACCACCTGCGCTTCAGGCTGCTGTTGTGCGATGACGGTATAAAATTTTCCTGCTAACATTATTTGTACACGCGTTGTGATGAAATATTGAATTTTACTTTTTTGTGCTGCACGAGGATACTGTCCGGCAAACCGTTCTTATAGTTCGTCATGAACACTTCCACCACCGGTTTGCGCCCGCCGTTCTCCACCCGCACCAGCTCCCGGCAGTCCATTGTGGTGATGTAATAAATATCGCCTTTCTGCAGTGGATAGGCCGTGTAGCGGTATCGCCCGTCGGTGAAAAACGTGGCGGTGGCGGTATCCTGGCGCATCAGTATCATCCCGAGATCTTTCCGCAGGGTTTTCACCACGGCTTTTTTATCCATTTTCGGCAACACGTAGTGTTTGGTGAAACGGCCGTCTTTCCCGAACTCGAAATCGAAAAACTTGATGCCGGTTTCCGTGAGGAACACCACGCGCATGCTGCCGTTATCCATCGGTTTGAACAGCAGCAGGCCGGAAAAGTGATGTTTCAGCACATCCACCTGCGTATTGTAGAGCACCGTGCTGTCGAACCGCGGGCGGAACGGAGCGATGCAATCCGCATTCCCTTCCGTGCGCTGCAGGGAACGGTAGGCGGAGCCGCAGGAGGCCAGCAGGCACAGCAACGCCGGCAAAAGGCTATTTAAGCGCAAACAGTTCATCGGGTATGGCTACGTTCGTTTCCTTCTGCACGAAACTGATCACGGTATCGTCGCCGGACCGCTCATGCATGGTGATTTTCACAACAGACAGGTCTTTTTTATCCACCAGCAGGTCTATCGACGCAAAAAAATCTTTCATGCCTTTGGCCACCGGCGTCATCTGCAGCAGGTACGACTGCGGGCTCTCCAGCACCTTGGCCGAAAAGTCCTTATTCCCCAGCACATTCCCCTGCACGCAGTCGGCGGTGATTTTGCTGATCTGTTCGAACAGTTTATTGCCGCTGGCCGATATATTTTTATCCGTGCGCGCATCCTTGATACGGAAGTTTTTCCCGTTGATCACCATCAGGTAATACGTGGGGGATGCATATTCCATGCGCACCTTATTTTCTTTTTTGAACCAGAACTTCCCTTTGCTCACCACCTTTTCAGACAGCATGCTCAGGTGTTTTTCCTGTACAAAATCGCTTTTGATCGTCTGGGTCTGCTGCGCGGCTTTTGCGAACTGCTGTTTGAACAGCTCCACATTCGCCACAGGCGTAAAACCCTTTTGCGCCGCGGCCTGCAGCGCCCATACCAGACAACATCCTAATAACATCCATCTACGCATAAGCCGGTATTTTTAATAATTCATCGAGCCGCTTCAACACGTACCCTTCCCGCTTCAGCTGTTTGATGAGGGCGGGCAGGATTTTGGCCGTGGCGGCGGCGGTATCGTGAAAGAGGAAAATATCGCCGGGCGATATTTTGCGGGTCACTCTTTCGAATAATTGATCTTCTTCTTTGATAACGGTATCGAGCGAGCGGATGCTCCAGCCTACGGGCGTGAACCCGCCGGCCTTCACCGCACGCGCCAGCATGGGATTGGTAACCCCATAGGGAGGCCGGAACAGCAGGGGTTTAACACCCGCAGCGGCTTCGATGGCATCGTTGGCTTTTTGCAGTTCCTGCTTCATTTTCGAAGTGGGCAACAGGTCGAACAGCGTCTGGTGCGCATAACTGTGGTTACCGATCAGGTGGCCTTCTTCATGCGCGCGCCGCACCAGTCCGGGCGCCTCCGCCACGCGGTTGCCTATGAAAAAGAATGCGGCAGGCACCTGCTGCGCTTTCAGAATGTCGAGTATCTCCGCGGTGCCGCCGTTCACCGGCCCGTCGTCGAAACTGAGCGCTACCGCTTTTTCGCCGCCGGCGCCTTTGCACAGCACGTTCATGTAATAGTTGGAACCGACGTTGATGGCGCCCCAGGCATCGAGGCCGAGTTTGGCCAGCAGCACGGCGGGAAAGGCCAGCCAGAAATTCACACCGAGCAGCACCAGTGCCGCCATTACGGCGATAGCAACATATGTGACCACCCAGTGTTTCAGCATGCCTTCAACAGTATTAAAGCGTGATGGGTAGTATGCTGGTGATTCCAGATGAGTATCGTACGGGGTTGCTCCGGCGCTTCGCCTTTGAACATGGCCGCAGCAGGCACCTGCCCGTTTTGCAGGGCTTTCACGGCCATCCACAGACCGAATGCCGCAGCGGTAGGATATTCGCCGCAGAAGTGTTTGAACGCCGCCACGGGCTGCTGCGGGAACAGCTGCTGTTCGATGACGCCGTAATACGCATCGCCTTTCGCATCGCCGTTCCTCCCTGTTATCAGCAGGTCGATATCGGCCGGCTTCAGGCCGTGGCGTTGCAGGAAACGCTGGATGTGCATGGCAGTTTCATCGGCGGAGGAGGGTTTGTACAACATCTCCACCCCTGCCAGCTCCGCTTTGGACTGTTCGTTTTTTTCCGCGCCCAGCACAAAAAAAGCGGCGCCTTCGCCGGCCATCGTACCGGGCGTGCCGGAATGCAGTAATGCGGCCGTACTTGTATTTTTATACAACCCGAACCGCGATAAAATGCTGTGGGAATAATCGGTGATCTCGTCCACCGCGCCGGCGAGAATTTTACGCGAAGGGTCTTCGTGCAGGAACAGCAGGCTGTCCTGCAAAGCGTTCTCCAGCGAAAAAGCGCCGTGCACGAACGTATTGTTATAGGCATGGCAGCCGAGCATGAGCGCGATCTGCCCGCCAACGGTGTTATGGGTGCTTTGAATGAAGGCGGTGGGGGTAAGCATGTCTTCCCGCTGCGTCACCAGTTTGTTCAGGAACACGCCAGTATCGGCAAGGCAGCCGTAGGCGGTGCCCATGATGATGGCGTCCGGCAGGGTGATGCCGGCATCCTGCAGGCTGATATGCGAAGCGCCTACGCCCATTTTGATCACCCGGCCCATACGGCGGATCTGCTTGATGTCGATCCACTGTTTGTAATCCGGGTCGGCAACGGGCAGGCGGTTCCCTTCGTATTCCCGTATGCCGGTGGGGAATGCGTTGCTATCCTGTGCGGATATACTGCCGGTGCCCTGTATATATGCTTTCATCATTTTATTTCGAAAAAACCAGGCTTGAACAATTACCGCCGAACCCGAACGAATTCGACATCACATGCCGCAGCGCCTGCCCGCGGGAAAAAGTGGTTTCGGGCGTAAACGCCAGTTCCTTCATCGGGGTGGTGAATTGTGCGTTCGGATAAATGAGGCCGGCATGCAGGGCGTACGCGGCAAATACCGCTTCTATGCCGCCGCTGGCGCCCAATGTATGTCCGGTAAAACTCTTTGTGGAGCTCACGGGCGGAAACGCCGGTGCGAACAACCGCGCGATGGCAAGGCCTTCGGAGCTGTCGTTGTTTTGCGTGCCGGTGCCGTGCAGGTTGATATAACCGATATCGCCCGGTTCCAGCCCCGCCATGTCCAGCGCGCCTTTCATGGCCATAAAATTGCCGGTGCCTTCGGGCGAAGAGGCGGTTTGATGGTACGCGTCGTTGGCGTTCGCAAAACCGCTCAGTTTGCACCAGGGTTTGATCTGCGCCGCCAGCCGGTCGGATACCAGTACCACGTAACCCGCGCCCTCGCCCAGGTTGAGGCCGGTGCGGGTATCGTCGAACGGCCGGCACTTCTGCTGGTCGAGTATCATCAGGGTATTGAAACCGTTAAGCGTAAACCGCGTCAGCGAATCGGTGCCGCCGGCGATCACCACATCGAGCATGCCGCTGCGGATCATGCGCGCGCCGTACATCAGCGCGTTGGCGCCGGAAGAACAGGCCGTGCTGATAGTGCTTACGTGATGACGGATGCCCAATGCATCGGCCACCAGTTCCGTGATGCTGCCGCATTCGTGGTGCACCACTTCGCGGAGACGGCCGCCGGCCGCATTTTCGAGGAAAGCCTCCATAAAATGCTCCGTTTTGTCCATCCCCCCTACCGTATTGGCCGATACCAGGCCTGCGCGGTAGCTGCTGATGTCGCCCAGCCCGGAACTGTCCCACGCGGCTTTGGCGGCAATCATGCTCAGCAGCGCCGTACGGCTCCAGTGAGCAGGCATGCCCGCCATGGCGGCGAGCGTTGCATTGTCTGCCTTTACTTCCACCACGGGAAAGGTGTTCGCATGTACGGACTGCAAATGCTGCATCGTGCCCATGCCCGGCTGCATTTTTTCAAATGCCTCCAGGCACGCGGCCAGGTCCATCCCGATGCCGCAGATCAATTCTCCGCCTGCTATCCACACCTGTTCACTCATCCCTGCCTGCTTTTTTCAGCGGTGATATATTCCGCCATGGTGCGAACGGAATAAAAAATATTCGGGCCGTCTTCCGGGTTGGCGATCCGGATGTTGTGATATTGCTGCAACAACACGATCAGCTCCAGCGCATCGATCGAATCGAGACCCAGGCCTTCTTTGAACAAAGGCTGGTCGTTCCCGATATCTTCCGGTTTTACTTCCTGCAAATTCAACTGCTGAATGATCTGGGCTTTCAGATCTGCCATCAACTTTTCCATATATATTATCTGTACAATTTTTCTGTTTCTTCGGCCGTAAACGGCACTGCCGCACCGCGCGGCTGTTTCTCCACCAGGTACAGCGCGGCTTCGTAGCCGTCGTGGTACTGCTCCACCCAACCGCATACCGCCGCCTGTATGATGCCCGCATCGAGCAGCTGCCGCACGTAACCGGCGATGAAAGGGATGTCGAACGTTTCGGTAATGAAAAACGCGTTTTCGCCCTTGAATTTGTGGCGTATGCTGATCTCCCCGATCACGATGTTGGGAAGGGTGTATACGAACAAAGCGGGACTGGCGATCTCCTTCACCGTATCGAAATACTTTTCGTCGGTATCGAGGCTGCCGCTGGTATTGGCGAGTATCACGCCGGTATCTTCCGGTGCGTACGCTTCCATCGGCACGTCCTGCAGCAAAATTTCGGTGGCGGCCCAGCCCAGTTTGCTGAGCAGGTCCATCTTGTGGAACTTGGGGTACTGCCCGCTGAAGCGGTCGTACAGGCTGCGGAGAAACTCCGGGAGGCCTTCCCCTGTTCCTTCGAATATGCGCGCACCGTTTTTCACCACCGTTTGCCGGCGGATGATGCAGGAGGATGTGATATAGGCGTTTGCGTTACTCAAGCCGGTGAATTTAATTTTTCCGTCAGTTCAATCAGCCGCGCCAGGCGCTTCAGCGCGTCCTCATGGTTCTCTACATAAGGATTGCCCTGATCCCACACATACCCTGCCAAAACGGAACAGATCTGCCGCTTGATCACCGGGTCGGGGTTCTTGCTGAAGAAGATGGTATCGAGCGTACCTTCATACCAGGCCAGTACGTACGAACGGAACACGTTCACGCCCTGCATGGTGGGTACCATATAATCTTTTTCCCAGTCTACCTGCCCGCCCTGCAGCTTTTTGATCACCAGGTGCGCAGCGGTTTGTGCAGACACGGTGGCCAATGTTACGCCGGAGGAGAAAATCGGGTCGAGGAACTCGGTCACGTTGCCGGTGAGCACAAAACCATCGCCGTAGAATTTGTCGGTGGTGGCGGACCAGGCTTCGAGCACTCTCGGCTCGAACGCAAAGTCGACGCCCCGGAAACGCTCGCGGGTATGGGGCTCGGCTTCGAGCATGGCGCGGAACTGTTCTTCACGCGTACCGCTATACTGGTCGTGGTAGGTATGGTCGCCCACAAAACCTACGGACGTGATGCCGGTGGAAAAAGGAATGATCCAGATCCACACGCCTTTCTGATGCACCACGGCCGTGATGCGGTTGGGCTCGTCGGCCATGGAACGGCGCACGTCGTGCGTATGGGCGAACAGCGCCTTGCGCGGCTGCAGCACGGAAGGTTTATCGAGGCCGAACAGCTTCGGGATAACCCGGCCATAGCCGCTGCCGTCTACTATAAAACGGGCTTCGATCTGTTTTTTGTTGCCGTGGATATCTTCCACGGTAGTCACAGAATCGGAGCCGAAGAATTTGATATCGGTGACGGTTGTTTCATATTCAACCGGTACGCCCATTTTTTCCACCGTGTCGGCCAGCGTTTTGTCGAAGTCCGCGCGGGGTACCTGCCAGGTCCAGGTCCAGCCGGGCGTATGCTGGTCTTCAAAGGTGAAGTCGCAGATTTTGCCGTCTTTGACGAACTTGGCGCCGAATTTTTTCTGGAATCCTTTTTCGGCAACGGCATCAATGAATCCGGCTTCCGTAAGGGCGTCCATACAACGCGGCAGGAGGCTCTCCCCGATCACGAACCGCGGAAATTTCAGCTTCTCCACGATCTTGACGGAGTAACCGGCTTTGTTGATAATGGATGCGGCCACGGTTCCTGACGGGCCTGCGCCGATAACGAGTACATCCACCTTTTCAGTTTGCATAAGATTTGGGATTTGAATGAACAACTATGCTTTCACGCATCTTAATAAAGTATAACTCAGCCCCACGTCGTTGTTCTCGAGCACTACCTCGAGGCCGGCGGCGCGGATGCAGTTGAAAAAGTCGTCGGTATGGTACATCTGGCTGTTGCCGTTGGCGATGGCGGTGAAGTACAGCGACGTCTGCTGGAGGCAGAAGGCGGCCGACTTGAACTGCTGTTTGTTCCAGAACGGTTCCAGGATGAAGATGCTGCCCCCTTCGTTGAGCGCTTCGCGGCAACGGCGCAGGATGCTGATGATCTCCGCTTCCGAGAAACAGTCGAGGAACTGGCTCATCCAGATCACATCATATCCCTGCGCGAAAGGCTGGCTTTCGTCGAGGATGTTGGTGATATAAAAATCGATACGGTCTTCCAGGCCGGCTTCCGCGATATTTTTCTTTGCCACGTTTACCTGCGCGGGCAGGTCCACGATGGTCACATGTACGTCTTCGTTGTAGCGTGCGCAGGCCATCGACCATTTGCCGGTGTTGCCGCCGATGTCGAGCAGTTTTTTGGGCTTTTGTTCGAACACGATCGGGAGCACCGCCGGGAAGGCGAGGTCGGAATAATAGTGGTCGAAGTTGAACCAGCTGGTGCGCGCCGGCTCGGGCAGCAGGGAAAGGCCGGGATAGATGGTTTCCCATTCGCCGAGCTCCTTCAGGCCGAGGGGCTTGCCTTCGGTCAGACTGTCCTGCAGGTGGTACATGGCCTTGTAACATACGTCCGCTGAAAAGTCCATATTGATACGGGTGAGCGTATCGTTGAGGATGAAGAACCCGGTTTTGGTGAGGGTATATCTTTTATCGTTGATGATCAGCATTTCGAGGCCCAGCCCGGCTTCCAGCAGTACCCTGGCGGAATAGCGGGAGAGTTTCACTTTTTCGAGGATGTCTTCGATGGTGACACCCTGCGTACCGCTGTCCGCCACTACTTTCAGAATGCCCAGGTCGCGCAGGGCTTTGGAAGCCTGGAAGGCGATGGGGGCAAATGCCAGCCAGAGGGCCTGTTCCTTGGCCTGCAGGGCGGTTTTCGTTTCCTTGGTAAAAAAGTTCATGTTGCGGTATGCGTTTTTTTAAATGATTTACAATGTCACTTTGCTGAACACCATGGCCGCATTACACCCGCCGAAACCGGAAGTGGTTTTGAGGTAATGCTCCATGGGGCGGTGCAGGGGCAGGCCGCTCACCTGTAAAGGGAGGCTGGTGCCGGACTGCTGGAAACCGGCTGTGCCGGGTACCACGTTGCCGTACATGCTGTGCATGCCGGCGATGGCTTCAATGAGGCCGGCCGCACCGAGGGTGTGGCCGTAATGACCTTTGAAACTGTTGACCGGCACATTTTCCAGGCCGGCCAGGTGGAAAGCTTTGGCTTCCATTTCATCGTTGTACAGGGTGGCGGTGCCGTGCGCCGAAACGAAGCCGATGTCGGCCGGTTGCAGCCCGCTGTTGCCGACGGCTTTGCGGATGGCGCCCGCCAGTTCCTCCCCGGTGCGGGAAGGGCCTGAAATATGATTGGCATCGTTGCTGGACGCCCCTTCGCCAAGGCGGGTAACGGTTCCTGCAAGCAATGTTTTATCCTTGGTTAAAATGACCGTGCCTGCGGCTTCCCCGAGCGTAACACCCTTGCGGGCGGCATCGAAGGGGCGGCAGGGCTCGTCGCTGACAGCCTGGAACGACTGGAAGCCGGACAGCACGAACGGCGTGAACACGTCAGCGCCCGTCACCACGGCATGATCGTACCGGCCGGAGCGGATAAGGCGCTGGCCGATGAGGATGGCCAGCAGGCCGGAAATACAGGCGTTGCTGATCACCAGGGGTTTGTTTGCGGCGCCGAAAAAGGCGGCGACTTTCGCGGCCGTATCGTACAGGCGAAGGGTTTCCAGGTGCCCCTCTTCCAGTAAAGCGATATTGCCTTTGGTGGTGGAAACGATCAGTGCGGTACGCTCGTTTTGCAGGCTGATGCCGGTTTGCGACAACGCGTCCTGCATGCTCAGTATCAGCAGCTGCTCAAAACGGGTACTGGCCTGCAGTTGTGCCGCCGCTGCAAGCGGCGCCAGCAATTCGTCCGGTATCACCGCCCCGAAGTATCCTCCCGGCTGGCGGCTGATGCCCGTTACGCCGTTGCGCACCTGCCCGAAGTTCGAGCGGGAAGTGGCCCCCAGCGGCGATATGATGTTATCTGCAGCTACAAAAACGTCCATCATTCCACACCCCACTGTTTTTTCCACTCCGCAAAAAATGCGGGAATGGTCAGTTGTAACATTGATGCCTCCTTGTCCAGAAACACCTGCACGGAACTACCGGTGCACACCACTTCGCCCGTTGCCTTGTTGTACAGGGTGTAGTCGAAACAGATCTTGGCGGCCTCGGTATTCATATATTTTGTTTCGATCACCACCGTATCACCGTACCGCAGCGGCCGCTTGTAATTGCAGCTCACATTCACCACCGGCACCGTGTAACCGTAATCGAAAATATCCAGATAACGCAACCTGTATCTAGCGCCGAAGGATTCACGCCCGTCTTCGAAATACCGGACATAGTGGCCGTGCCATACGATGCCCAGGGGATCTGCTTCATTAAACCGGATGACTACTTCCGCACGGTCGCTCAATACAGGTTGCATGTATATTTTTAAATGATTGAAAATTATCCGCCGTAAGTGGATTTCCACTCTTTGTACTTCTTCTTCTTGATCTCGTCGATCATCTTCTTGATGCCGGTGAGGTATACGTTGGTATAACCGAAGCCCATGCCCAGGCCACCTTCCACACGGTCGGTGAACAGCACTTTTTTGGCTTTCATGTCCACCAGGGTCACGAAACCGGATACTTCTTTTTTCGTTTTGTTGAAACCGTCCATTACGATCAGGATGCCGATGCCGGTTTTACCTTCGAAGTCGAAACCTTTTACGAGGGCGGTCACGTCTTCGGGTTTCATGGACTGGTAGTCGTCGGAGTCGTCAGACTTCACCTTGTCCGCATCGATCTTGGCGTTGCGTTTGTTCACGGGGCCGAGCGCCGTGCCTACTTCCTCCCTGTCGAAAGCTTCGGCGATGTCGAATTTTTTCGATTCGTTCACCACTTTCTGATTGATGTTGGGGTAGTGATTATCCACTATTTCGTCCACCTTGGCGGCCGCATCCCCAATAATACGGGCTTTGGTAAAGTCCAGGCCCAGGTAGGTGAGTTTTACCGATTTGTCGAACACATCTTTCGCTGATTGCGCACTGGCAGCCGAAACGCTCATTACCAGAGCCAGCAGGGGCATTACGATTTTCTTCATTTTCATTGTTATTTAGTTTGGGATACAAAAATTTTCATATCGCATTGCGCCAGCAGCCTTCCCTCCTGCTTCACGCTGCCGTGCACCACGGTGGCGTTGAACACTTCGTGTTCGATCACGATTTCCGTTTCGAGGCTGGTACCCGCCTGCGGCAGTTCGATCACCTCCAGGTTCTGGATGGCGCCGATGAACCCCAGGGGCACGGGTACGTTTTGCTGTCTGGCCAGGTAACCGACACGGGCCGCCGCGGTCTGGGCGATGTTTTCCACCAGCCCGGGCGCCTGCAGCAGGCCGCCTTCTACAAACACATTATCCGCAGCGATATCGAAACCGGTGCGGATATTTTTCTCCCCTGCTTCGAGCAGGCGACTGATCATCACAATGGGCGGGCGCTGGGGGATGTATTCCGTAATGTCTTCTTTGTTGATCATATTATGTTATGCGTGTCAGTCCTTGGACCAAAAATCGTAATAATTAAACCATTGCAGCGGGTATTGCTTCACTTTTTCTTCCATCACCTGCACAAAGTCGCCCATCGCCTGTTCCAGCCCGCCCTGCTTGGCGCCGGGGTACGTTTTCGGCGGCGTCCCGTATAAATGATAATGGGTGGCGGTTTCCTTGAATGCGAATACAAACGAAACCGGCACCCTGAATGTTGCGGCCAGCAGGAAAGGCCCCATCGGAAAACGGGCCGCTTCTCCCAGGAAAGGCATCTCCATCGTTTTGTTGCCTTCCAGGAAACGGTCCGCGTGCATGCACACCAGTTCCCGCTTGCTCAGCGCATCGTGGATGGCGTAAATATGCGATAAATCGTCCTTTAAAACAATGACATTTACATGCCTTCCGCCCGTTACCCCGGCCAGGTAACTTTTGATACGCTCATGCTCCCCGTCGAACATCACGATGTTGATACGGGTGTTCAGCCGGGTGAACAGGTGGCCGGCCACCTCCCAGTTGCCCAGGTGAGCGCTCAGCATGATGCCCCCATGCTGGCCGGATACCAGCTGATGGAGGTTTTCCTCGCCGTCGAACTCGAAAGTGAAACGGTTCGGAAGGTTGGCCATCACCACAATCTTGTCTATGAGCGTTTGCCCGAACACGTAATAGTTGCGGTACACGTTGCATAGCGCCTGAAAGCGGCTCTGGCGTATCTTATAACGAAAATACTGATAAATGGACCGGGATGAGCGATAGGAGAAAAGGCAGTAGTAACATGCAACAAATCCCAGGAGAAAATAAGCCGGCCGCACTCCTCCATATCGCAATACACCAATAAAGATCCGATACCCCAGCTTATTTCCTTTGGACTTACCCTGCCAGGAAGGCATTATACCAACTCTTTTTGTTTAACACGGGCAATTACGTAATCATAGAAATCCTGGAAGGTAACAATACCCTGGAAGTCTTCAGGCTTCACTTTGAACCCGAAATTACTTTCAATGGCCACCACCAGGTCTATATAGTCCAGGCTATCCAGCTCCAGGGTAGCCTTGAGGTCTGCCCCGGGGGTTATGCTTTCCGGAGCAACTTCAAATTCCTCCGCCAGAAAAGCGTTCGTTTTTTTGATAATGTCGTTAATTTCCATAAAAAGTGTGTTCCAGATATAGGTTGATTCAACAATTCAGCATTTCCCGTTCTCTGCGTTTATGGGGCGTGCTCCGGCAAAATTATACAAAATCCCTTACAGGACGTTCATATAAGGATTTACTGCCATTTCCGCACCACGAGGGAGGAGTTTGTACCTCCAAAACCAAAAGAATTAGACAAAAATATATTAAAATTTTTATTAATTGTATTGGTAACGATATTTAATTTGGCGGAATCCTCGTCGGGGTTCTCAAAATTAATGTTGGGGGCAATGAAATCGTGCTGCATCATCAGCATGGAATACACGATTTCGCTGGCGCCGGCCATCCAGCATTCGTGCCCGGTCATGCTTTTGGTGGAGCTCACGGGGGTATGCGAACTGCCGAACACCGCATCGATGGCCCTGGCCTCGCTGGCGTCGCCGGCGGGGGTGGAAGTGGCGTGGGCATTGATGTAGCCGATGTCTTTGGCCTGCAGGCCGGATTCTCTCAGCGCCATTTCGAGGGAGCGCATGGGGCCCTCCACGCTGGGGTTGCTGATATGGGCGCCGTTGCTGGAAAACCCGTATCCCAGCACTTCGCCGAGAATGGGCGCGCCGCGGCGCTGGGCGGATTCGAGGCTTTCGAGGATAACGGTGGCCGCCCCGCCGCTGGGCACCAGCCCGTCGCGGTCACGGTCGAACGGGCGCGACGCTTTGGCGGGCTCGTTTTCCCGCACGGAAAAGGCGGCAATGGCGTCGAAATTGCCCATCGCGTATTTATTCACTTCCTGCGCGCCGCCGCAGATCACGGCATCCTGTAAACCATTGCGGATAAACATATAGCCGAGGCCGATGGCATGGCTGCCGCTGGCACAGGCGGCGCTCACGCTGAAATTGACGCCTTTGAGCTTGAAAATCGTGGCCAGGTTCATGTTCACGGTGGAGTTCATGGTCTGGAACACGGAGCCGGAGCCCACCAGCATGGTATCGTGCTTTTCAC encodes:
- a CDS encoding beta-ketoacyl synthase chain length factor: MMKAYIQGTGSISAQDSNAFPTGIREYEGNRLPVADPDYKQWIDIKQIRRMGRVIKMGVGASHISLQDAGITLPDAIIMGTAYGCLADTGVFLNKLVTQREDMLTPTAFIQSTHNTVGGQIALMLGCHAYNNTFVHGAFSLENALQDSLLFLHEDPSRKILAGAVDEITDYSHSILSRFGLYKNTSTAALLHSGTPGTMAGEGAAFFVLGAEKNEQSKAELAGVEMLYKPSSADETAMHIQRFLQRHGLKPADIDLLITGRNGDAKGDAYYGVIEQQLFPQQPVAAFKHFCGEYPTAAAFGLWMAVKALQNGQVPAAAMFKGEAPEQPRTILIWNHQHTTHHALILLKAC
- a CDS encoding DUF2062 domain-containing protein gives rise to the protein MMQTAPYDSQCSTQKICVMVPTYNNAGTLGEVLRNVLAYTSHVIVVNDGATDHTAQVLAEFPQVNVLAYQPNRGKGIALRRGFKYAMAHGYDYVITIDADGQHYASDLPAFFDKVREKPRAILIGARNLQQENMPGKNTFANKFSNFWFYVETGLKGPDTQSGYRLYPLHAMKKMWFICTKYEFEIEVLVKSSWRGIKIEWVPVQVYYPPAEERVSHFRPFRDFSRISVLNTVLVTIAFLYIHPRNFIRFIFSKGGLRQLVREQLLTPEESNATKALSIGFGVFMGIVPIWGFQMIVGLVMAALLRLNKALVIIAANISIPPMIPVIVYLSFMTGRLYVKEDATWVIFSKSLTVESMWQNIFQYVTGSITLAVAAGLLAWGISYALLAAFRKKRNP
- a CDS encoding beta-ketoacyl-[acyl-carrier-protein] synthase family protein — its product is MSNANAYITSSCIIRRQTVVKNGARIFEGTGEGLPEFLRSLYDRFSGQYPKFHKMDLLSKLGWAATEILLQDVPMEAYAPEDTGVILANTSGSLDTDEKYFDTVKEIASPALFVYTLPNIVIGEISIRHKFKGENAFFITETFDIPFIAGYVRQLLDAGIIQAAVCGWVEQYHDGYEAALYLVEKQPRGAAVPFTAEETEKLYR
- a CDS encoding LolA family protein is translated as MRRWMLLGCCLVWALQAAAQKGFTPVANVELFKQQFAKAAQQTQTIKSDFVQEKHLSMLSEKVVSKGKFWFKKENKVRMEYASPTYYLMVINGKNFRIKDARTDKNISASGNKLFEQISKITADCVQGNVLGNKDFSAKVLESPQSYLLQMTPVAKGMKDFFASIDLLVDKKDLSVVKITMHERSGDDTVISFVQKETNVAIPDELFALK
- a CDS encoding phosphopantetheine-binding protein, yielding MEKLMADLKAQIIQQLNLQEVKPEDIGNDQPLFKEGLGLDSIDALELIVLLQQYHNIRIANPEDGPNIFYSVRTMAEYITAEKSRQG
- a CDS encoding beta-ketoacyl-[acyl-carrier-protein] synthase family protein, producing the protein MSEQVWIAGGELICGIGMDLAACLEAFEKMQPGMGTMQHLQSVHANTFPVVEVKADNATLAAMAGMPAHWSRTALLSMIAAKAAWDSSGLGDISSYRAGLVSANTVGGMDKTEHFMEAFLENAAGGRLREVVHHECGSITELVADALGIRHHVSTISTACSSGANALMYGARMIRSGMLDVVIAGGTDSLTRFTLNGFNTLMILDQQKCRPFDDTRTGLNLGEGAGYVVLVSDRLAAQIKPWCKLSGFANANDAYHQTASSPEGTGNFMAMKGALDMAGLEPGDIGYINLHGTGTQNNDSSEGLAIARLFAPAFPPVSSTKSFTGHTLGASGGIEAVFAAYALHAGLIYPNAQFTTPMKELAFTPETTFSRGQALRHVMSNSFGFGGNCSSLVFSK
- a CDS encoding hotdog family protein; translated protein: MLAGKFYTVIAQQQPEAQVVHTTIAWNGDHAIFKGHFPDQPVVPGVCMMQTIQELLSGVTGRNLLVKKAANMKFLNMIDPRQTPQVTVEIKYETTEEGVKANAVIKHDATVFLKFQGLFK
- a CDS encoding polysaccharide deacetylase family protein, whose product is MLKHWVVTYVAIAVMAALVLLGVNFWLAFPAVLLAKLGLDAWGAINVGSNYYMNVLCKGAGGEKAVALSFDDGPVNGGTAEILDILKAQQVPAAFFFIGNRVAEAPGLVRRAHEEGHLIGNHSYAHQTLFDLLPTSKMKQELQKANDAIEAAAGVKPLLFRPPYGVTNPMLARAVKAGGFTPVGWSIRSLDTVIKEEDQLFERVTRKISPGDIFLFHDTAAATAKILPALIKQLKREGYVLKRLDELLKIPAYA